The Podospora bellae-mahoneyi strain CBS 112042 chromosome 7, whole genome shotgun sequence genomic sequence CCCGTTGGCTGCAAAACAGATCCCGACTGAGTGGGTGATCCTCTGTTTGTGGATATCAAACGCCATACCCATTCCTGAATGCAAGATTTGACAATCCGTCCCTGTTCCGATTTTGCCCCGGCATCCCATTCGTGTCATGCAACTCTCTGTCTACCCGAGGAGTTGCGGACTCAACATCAGAGCTTTATAAACgttttcccttttttcccGTTTCCATCCTTTACTCGGACTTCTcggcggccttcttggcgGCGTTGCCACGGAGCTTGGGCTCGGGGGAGGGCTTCACGGGTCTCTGGGAAGCACGGATGGCGGAGGCGCGGGCAACGGCGACCTGGCGGAGATCGCCACGGTACTTGGCGGTCTGCTTGGCAATAGACTTGTAGGTCCTGTAAATCCATCACTGTCAGCATGGCTGGCGATACCCTCACTTCGAGTGGGTTGCTACTGACTTGCGGTTGGCCTTGGAGGCGCCAATGGTAGAGACGATTCTGCCGGAGGCGGGCTTGTTGCCAGCGGACACCTTCTTGGAGATGACCTGGATAGTGTTGTTCTCACCGGCAACGACACCGATAGCCTAACCCATGTATATATCAGTTCCTGTTGACTCCTTCACTCGTATCTTATCGTACCTTGTCGTTGACGTAACCAGCGTACTTGCGGGAGTGGacgttggtgaggttgagggggtcgCGGGAGAACTGGACACCACCGCTCTCCTTGCGCTTCACGAGGAAGGCGTTCTGGAGGCCTTTGTGTGTGCGTTTTCGTTAGCTGGGGCTCGCTTGAAGGTTCGTGACGCATTCTCGGGCCAGACATACGGGTAACCTCCCAGATGAGATCAGCAGAGACGTTGGACATTTTGGCGGTGtgtgggtggtttggggttgggcgaGGCGGTTCGAGTGAAGTCGTCTGCGAAATCGTTTCGTGATCTTGAATTTCGAGATCCAACGCCTGGATTTTTTGCCTGGCTCGCAGCAATGTGGGCTCGCCTAACTATCCCGAAGGGGTTTAGCCCATAATTCCTTATCGCTTCTTATCAGTTGAGAGCAAACTCTTGGCGGCTGGCCAAGCTGGCTTGCATAAGCTGGCCCGTGCTTTTTTCTCCCAAGCACCGCATCCGTCATTTCACCTGCTGACGAAGCTCGGGCCTTGGCTCCAAGCCCCAAGAAATGTCATCAGCTTGATCATTGCCTTGTTGCCCATTCGGCAGCAAACCAAACCATCCGGAAACCTGGGAAGTTGTCAATCAACCACCAGTCGCATTAGCGCCACTGCAATGTACAGAACCACATTCCTCtgactgctgctgtcttGACCCCTTCTACATTCATTCactctttttgtttctttttccttttgcttTCCGACGTTATCACCATCCCTCCATAACCATCACATCACGTCAGTGCTTTACGCCGCATCTCGAGATCTCCCCGAAGTGAAACGAACCGAGGCCTCCGCCGCAAGACTACATCCACCAGATCTCTGGGCCGCAAACGCAACCTCTTTTTGCCCCGACGACATCTCATAAACAAAACACACTCGCCAGGAGGTCGATTTACACGTTTTCTCTCAACCTTTCTCAAGGCGGCGCACATCTACTTCCATCACGATATACCGCAGCCATGACCTACCTCTTCTactcaaccctcaccctcctaaccttcatcctcaccaccctcgcctaCTTCTTCCGCGCAACCTGgctcccccacctctcccaatcCCGCACAGCCTCGTACCTCTACTCCCGCCTCCCGGGGAACTCGTCCTTTGAAGCCGACATGGAAGCCGGTCTCTCGTCGTCGAATTTCGATTTAAACACCAACCTGGCAGCGGGCGATTCCAGGTCGGGGCTGGACGAGGGCGCGAAGAGGGAGATCTTGCATatcatgaagaagaggaggttgaagttTGACGAGGCGAGAAGGGTGTACATGGAGCAGAGGTTTGCGGCGAATGGGATTGGGGCGGATGGGAGGCCGAGGGATCCAAAGTTTGTTAGTTTCTCGTGAGGGGGGAAATGCAAATCCGAGAGtctgttggggggggggggttgtttggtcTGGTTAAGGTTTTCCTgttcgctgctgctgtttggAAAACAGAGCATATATCATGGGGTTGGCTTCAtaaaccaaccaaccactatcgttaattactttgccttctttttctttatcTTGAtttttttattgtttttttgtttattTACATATTCCCCTACTTTTACTCTTTTTGTTGATTTTTTTCATATTTTGGAGCGGGATAATCTGCGAAGGCGTTTACATGGGACGGGTTTCCTTGGCCGGACGGATTGCACATGATGTGGCGAgcaaagggggggggggcgggaaaaggggtaagaaggaaggagggaCATTCGATACcactggggaggagggagtttgaAGGCTTTTACATACGCAGGCGAAAATAAAGAGATGTGTCCCGCTCGATCAGGTTTCAGTGTTGTTTTCAGGGTGAAGAAGCTTGATGATTGGATGTCTTTTGGAGATATACCAAAATGTCTTCAAAGAGCTATCCCATTTTTCCAGTGCTTCTCGAGAGCTTCTTGCCTTTTATATAGGCCTCAACAAAAGATGGGAAATGTGCTCGAAGGAACAGTCATTAAAACTAGAAGCATGGTTCTTAATAAAACTCGGAATATGGTTGCTAATCTGTGCAATTTCAGGTTGACCAGGCGATCTTTGATACTTACTATAGCAGATATTGAAGACCATATCCCAATCTTGACATGTCACGGCCAGACCCTTATATCCAGACATAGTGTTCTCCTTCAAAATGGACACATCCATTCATCATTACTAAGAGCCACCGAGGCCTCCTCTACCATTACTCTCCAACCATAAGCTTTCATCCCTTtctcaaacccaacccattGCCAACGGGTCATATTACAAGAATACCTATACTAATATGTACGTATCTCAAGAGCAATCCCCATCAGGAGATACCCCCTATTTTGTGTTTGagtcctccaccctcctccccccaccccctatttcccacccaaccaaccattCATTCATTAAAAAAACGCCAACCCTACTCCCTCGCCTTGCTTGCTGCCCATTTGGATTATGCCCCCGGCCCCAcctgtcctccttcttcccaatGATATTAACATgtccaaaccaacccaaagataattattatatacaGACGCGCATTCCTcatataaaaaaaaaccctcACTATCCATCACTGGACAAAAAACCCTACTTTCCCAAAAGCCCAACATGAAACCACCCTTCCATTACATTTTCATCATGAACACCACCGACCGTGAGCTTTctgctcaacctcaccccagACTACTAGCCGCCGCAGGGTGGTAACCCAAAAGAACGGTCAACCCCAAGCTAACCTCCCCCAAGAAAGTTTTGATATCAAAAGAAACAGCTCCTCActgcctcttcttcgtctccaTCTCAGGCTCATACTCCctatcatcctccccctccacctccagctgGATCtgctccatcacctccacctccttcttccaatGCTCCTCGCtcatcttgacctccttctgGAACATCTCCTGCTCCGGCGCCCTATAACTCCCGCCAATCCGATCCCACAGAGTAAAATACTGGCCATAGTTGTAGTTGAAGGCCAAGTGATGAATTGAATGGCACGCCGCcccgttgatgatggggttgttggcaatGTACTCCCCATCGTGAATCATAATCGTCCAAAAGTTGATAAACACAAACAGCGCCACGTACGCCACCTTTTGCAGCGGGAAgatgaaggggaagatgTGATACGGCAGGCTCTGCGCGTAGCCGTCAAGAGGGTGAAAGGCGTGGCTGGCAAAGGGCGTGGGCATGATCCACTTGTGGTGAGGCTTGTGGAGGTGCTTGTACACCcaggggtggtgaaggccACGGTGAATCCAGTAGATGCCAAAgtcggtgaagaagaggaagagggggatttggaaCCAATTCCACCACGGCCAGGGGGCTTCGTCGAGCGTGTCGTAGAGGAAGCCGTATCCTCGGACctcggcgacgaggaggggggcggtgcAGAGGGCCATGATGGGCATGGCTTCGTTGGCTTGCTTGATTTCGAGCCAGATTTGGTTCTTGAGGAACTTGGGGTGCTCAAAGGTTTTCTTGTCAAAGACGAAGAggtaggagagggaggcgaagaCGAAGTAGACTAGGAAGCCGAAGAtcctggggagggagggttaGTGTCACTTGGGGTGGGCATTGCGTGAGAGGAAGGGGTAAACTAACCAGAGAATGAGGAACAGCGACACTCCTTGGCGCCAGATGTTATCTCTAGCCCATAAACTGCCATATGCGGCTTGTGATGGTGTCAGGTACAGGTACTCTGTCGCGGGCTTGTACTGCCATGTTGACATGGAGGTGCCATTGGCAAAGGTCTGGGATGTGAGGCCAGATGGAGCTGGACGCGCTGGGAGCACCCATTGGTACATGTAATCGAACAGAAAGGTATCGCAAACTTCGAGGACGACGTCCATCTTGAAAGAATTGTGCGCAGTGGAATGCGCAAAACGGGAGAAAATGAGAAGCAAAAGACAAAGTTGACGGAGACGGTCCCTCTCCCACGCGACGCGAGCTTGCTCTAGATAAGagaatggggggagggggggaggaggcgagagaaaaagaagcagcGGTCGAGAAAATTGCGTGAGCGAGAGGGCGACTCCCCGGCTTGTTCTAGTGCGATTTCCACACCCTTGGCAACGACCTTCGCTGGTAGGGACGCAGGGGGCAATCTTAAGAACGGTGGAGCCTCTGATTCTTCGGCCGCGCTGTTTCCGAACGGGACGGGGATGATTGCACAAGAACGGAACCCTGCAGTGTGAAAGAGTTGTCTGGAAGATGGGGGCCGGTATCTTTGAGATTGGAATTGATCGGACTGTGAATGCTGTATACACATAATATACTTTTGCTGATAGACATTGAAAAAGGGCGGTGGGTTGAGCTTCCTAATCAAGAAGCTGTCCATCATCGTCCGTCTTGGACCGCAACCCCTGGACCGAGCAGGTCTCGACAAGCTGGAATGGCACCAGTTGGGATGAAGAATTGGGACAACAGCCGTCAATCCAATCGCTTTGGCGGTGGTCGTGCAACCAAACTGTCGAGTTGCATGATCCGTTTGGCTCTCAAGCTTTTGATTCGCCCAGATCTGGCACTAACTCCCGGAGATTCGAAGCTGCCATGCGGCAGAAATGGCGTGAGCTCTTCGTTCGATGGGATGGTGTCCGTTCAACGACCCGAGGCCGAGCCTGCTAACCAGACTGTGGTTTGGCCAATCGCAGACTGATTTGGCTTAGATCCCCCACATAGATTGATAAGCACCTGCGAGATCAAGCGGCCTCTACGCACCTACCACTGTCTGTCTAGCAGCGACACCGAGCCCGAAGCCACGAACCCTGCCAGGCACATCTCTGATCCCATTGGGGCCCAAGCTTCTGCCATTCTCACGGGCCATGTCGCCCGGAGTTCTCGGCATGGTCGGGATGCCATCAAAACCTCCTACAAATCTTGTTCGACGGTCGCTCTGTCTGGTTTGTGATCTTTGTGATCTGCCATCCCCGTGTACGTACCGAATGCCCAGATCCCCGTGGAAAAGTGATCCCCTCTCGAAGCAAATTCGACGCGATACTGAACTAACAAAGCCGTGCGGCAGTTTTCTCTGCTTCTACATACTGTCTGCACGACCACTTAGTTGGTAGCTCCAGTCGAGACAGATACTGGATATCAACGTGGCTATCACTAGAGGTCATGTTCAGCCTAGATCACGACCGTCTTCATGAGGGTTGGTCTTCCCCTCATCTTGATAGTTTGAGTTGTCCAGCCCCAAACAAAAGTTGCAGCTCGAACCAACAACACGAGGTCTCATCTCAGAGGTACTTGTCAGCTTGTTTATCGCTCTATGGCCAGCTCATGAACACTGTCTGTCGACACAATCGTCGAAACCTTCTGTGTCACATGGGACGCTTCCAGTATAGTTGGCCAGTCGCCCGGAAACCAGCGTGCTGGGTGCCCCATGGGATACCATTCCGGACTCTACACGCCACCTTGAATATTACAAACCTTTGGGTCCAAGGTAGTTGATCGATCAGATGCTATCACATCCCTACCATGCACGCCCTGGACATGAAAAGTTTTACTGCAAGTCAGTAACACCTGTGGTGATCGCCTACTTACACCTTTTGAGATAGGAAACATACTGGGTCACTGCCCTTCAACGtatattaactatctttcgAGGCTTGTTGATTGTCTTTGGAAGTGTTTTAACAGTTTTTGAGGTGGGTTTGAAGTAATATTCTGCTTTGGCTTACTTCGCAGTGCAGTGATTTCATGCAAAGCATAGTTATCAAGGTCGGAAACTCGTCTACAAACACCAGTGTCGCTGGCGATCTTGAGGACCTGTTCACAAAGAGTCAACCATCTCCAATCATTCGAAACTCTTACCCCTGAGAGAGACCCCAGATGTCACCTACCCTGATGTAACAGATGTAACCTAAGCCAAACCGGGCATAATGAAACCAAAGCACCCTCTCAAAACTGCCAAGACAACAGGGGAAGTCTCTGAAAGTTTTGTTTGAGATGCCCATTTCAACCACCGACTCCTGAGCTTCGGTAACGATGGAAACAACGCGGTGATCTTGATCTCCTGTGAGGCAGATCATGAGCATCATAGCAATCTCATCCCACTTTGACCGTACCTGCTCTGAAATCCTCCTAGTAACAGAGTGTACAATAAATATGAAGTGTCACTCAACCATCTTGGCGTAGCGGCTATCAATGTAGCAACCCCTTTCTCACCTCTTGTTCTATTAGCATGTGACACCTTCTTCTAACATTCCAagcaaacacacacaaccaTCTTCTAGAAATGCTgcctcttggccttctctTATTTTTAGCTGTGCCTCATGATGCGCGAAGATCATAAAACACGCCAACGGCGTCAACAGCCGACCTTACCCACGGCCTCCCCTGAAGCGGCGTCATTCTCGGCAACCTCTCGCCGAATTTTGCACGCCAAAATGACTGCCGATATCCGAGTGGATGGATTTGGTGACATGTTTTACGACCTTGAAAGTCTTGTCTCTGCTTCGTGTTCATCGCCAAGTGTTGCCATTCTGGGAAGGCCGCTCAAGAAGCCAGAAGAGGGGACAGTCGGGATAGTTTATATGACTGGAGTAGACTACCTCGTGACAAATCTTCTTTCTCCTGCCGCAGTTTCAGTGAAGACCTTCCTAACAGAACCAAAACGACTGCTGAACAAAACCACCGCCATAATGCTCAAACACACCGTTACATGCTTCTTCATGAttttcgtcttcttctccccggCCCTCGCCATGTCCCGCCGTTGTGGGATTGGTGGCAGATGTCCAATATCGCGGTTCCCTGAGATGGAAAGGCCCTGGTTGAGCATGATACCAACTGGAAGATCACCCGAGCATATACGAGAAACCGCCCCATTGAATCCAGATCAAGCAACATCTACCTGCGCTTGGAAGTTGCCAAAAGGCTGGACGCTTTCATCAAGGCTACGGAATACAACAGCCAAGAGAGCCGGTGTACGGCGGAgaccatcatcaaacaagGGGTCAGAGCTGTCAGCGGTAGAGACACCAACAAGGCGGGACAACACAGACAACACGGGGCTGTCACGAAGGAAATATTCCAGAGCACGACTGGATCGGTTTCTGTCGAGTTTGGACCCGAAacgaaaaaataaaaaaaagagaaccAACGCCAGTATGATATAAAAACTatttcaccctcccccccttcaaaaCAGAAGTCACCAACCAGCTCGAGTTCCAACCATctaccatcaacaccacctaAACCCTCGCCTTCAACGACATGACTCCTCTCACCAGTATcatctttctcctcctcacaacTATGATCCCAGAGGCCCACGCTCTCTCATTCATACCTTGCCAACCGTATCCAAGGGTACAtacacccccctttccccccttaAACCAAACTCCAGCTAACCTCCCCCAGCCCGAAAATCCACACACATTCCATGTCCCCGCCCAAGCGACTTCCTACCCGATTCCATACTTatcacaccaccaacaactgaACAGCAACTTTGGATCTACTGCAGTCTGCCCAAACCCGGCAATACAAGACATCTATATGCGGGAATTCCCAAAATGTTTGCGGTTCGGGTCACGGACCCGCAGACAGAGAGCGGCGTCAAGCAGCTCAAAGCCGTCATCGCTAAAAAAAACACGCTGGGCCAACCCGGTGAGATGACCAAGGAAGTTTGTCCCCAAACTCTGGCCCAATCCATCTTTCTACAGCCCCGATGTCGTACATGATTTTTCCATGGAATACGAGTACCAAATCCAATAGAAGCACAGACGATCCACGTTCTGCCCGAGCCCGGGGTTGCCAGGTACCTGTCCGTGGAGGTTCCCGAAGGGGGTGACGTTGAGGATGCCTACACAGTTCAAACGGGGAgtgattgaggagggggctTAAAGCGGGTAGATGGAGGCCCGGGAGACTCTCTCTCTAACTACTTGTTAACAACAACATATATCGACTAtgagatgatgagaagaagaaggatgcaCCTCACTATCTCTGACATGAATGAGATACCTTACGCAAGAATTTTTGTTTCAAGCACATACCCAGTGTCCAAATCGAGAATGAGATTCAAGACGTAGGAGTGCTAGTAGTAAAGCTTCCGCAGCCCTTTCTGCGGTCAGACATGCGGCCGGCCTGTGATACAAAAAGAGGGCTGCTGCATAACGGGcgtgaagaaggtgagttTAACTTATTCCGAACGATTTTGGTATGACGGTTGTGACTGGATGGTAAAGCAGGTGTGATGTTGTTTGGTATGGGAGTTCGTGAAGTAGAAGGAAGCCACCATATTTCCATGTTGGAACTGACTAGTCACGAGATTTAGCGGCCTCGCTGGATGACCGTTGAGCTTGAGCAACGACAACAAGATGTAGTGGTTCTCGATCACATAATCAACAAGGCTGAGCCGGTGGCTTTGTCTCGGCCCGCACTGGACAGGTTCCCGGCTCGGCTCAGCTGGTGCGGAGATAGGGACccgcttcttttctctccctTGGAATGTGCGCCCCCCATCTCCGGGGGAAATTTCCGTCATGGCAGAGAGCTTCCAAGTATCCTCCAGGTGATGACCCCGAAGCCTGGGAGTGCATCGATGCAGATGTCGATCCCCATCGGCTACATCGGGTCAGATTTCGTTATATCTTGGGCTTTCTTCGGTGGCCACCTATCACGGCCAGGTCTAAAATATAGGCAAAGAAAAGTATGCTGGTAAAAATGGTCGGACCACTTCCCCGCATTGACATGGTGTTAACCACTACAAGACTGTCAGCCGGCGGTGAGCCTCTTCGATGTTCCAGGATCTAGGGAGCGTTGGAACAGGCAAGATCAAAAGGTTGCGGCGATAAGACCTCCGTTTCCCTCTAGGCAAACTAGACTTGGGCAGATAATGTGCAGACATGTAATGCAGACATGCTGCCTGCTGTGATCTGTGCTCGAGACAGAGCCATGACGGCACATGTGCTGACAGCGGGGCTATTCTCGGGTGCGGAACGCAGGCTGGGGGTCATCCCGAACATTGGCAGGAGAGCCCAAACGGGtaatcctcaccaccaccaccacgatgcCGATGCAATGTGATGAAcgagatgggatggatggggggtggatgggaagcgGGGATGTTGCTTTGGTTTGCCGAGGGCCACTTGTTGCAGCACCGTGACGAACCGGATAATTGGACCCCTGTTCTTTGTGCTCGTTTTTATTTTCTTACCACACAGATGAGATATCTCACCCAACCCTCGAAACCTTGTGTTTCATTATCGGAATACGGATGCCTTGTGCTTTCCCTTCAGAGTGGTTTGCTGCTTGTGTTGTGCATGGTGAGAAGTGAggtgggagggtgaggtgaggtgagaaggAAAAGACAAACTTGTGTCACCCACAGAGGCACGAGAGGTTGACTTCACTTCTGTCACAAATTTCCAGGAGCCCAGGCTTTTGCTGAAAATGGTTGGTCTCTCGGGAAACAAAACGTGTGTGCTCGATGCTGCAGCCACCCCATCCCTGGGGCCGCTGCAGGTTGCTGCACACGCCCCCATTTTGACCCACTCCCCCACTTTCCTCCTTTCCACTTTCCAGAACGGCGCACGCTAAGAAGCCTGCGTGTGCACGGTCCCTGCTCCACATTGGAGTGGGTCTTCTTGAGCAGGAGCGCCGCATCTGCCCCCGGTCCTGGTCCCCTGCCGGACGTGGTACTTGACTCCAGCGCTACTGCCACACGTCGGCAAAggtaccttttttttttctgtccTGCTTGACCGTCCCAGGTAGATTCCAGCCGCCCCTACGCCCCCCTCCACTCTGGCGcctttccttccctcttGCTtgctcttcaccttctttCCATTTCCTTTCCCTGCCTCTCTGTCtgcaaccacaacctccaccaaaacACCTGCGTcaaaaacatcaccactcacccGACACCCGACACCACCCGCGCcgtgtctttttctttctttctttctttctttcttcggAACGCGCGACGGCCTCATCCACACCATCGACGGGGGAACCAAGAGCTCACAGCCCTCGACcgagccgccgccgcaatCGGGCGACGTGCACCCATTTCTTGCCAAGACTTTTGTCTACTTGTGAATTCGTAAATTCTCTGGTGCATCgcccccccatcaacccaatCCACCCCGACATCATCGTCGCCCACTGCACACAATGTCGATGTATCCCGGCCATCGCGGCATGGGTGTCGCGCCCCCTGCCAACCCCAATGGCAGCCGCCAGAACGAGCTCCTGGAGGGCATCCGCGCCGAGTTTGAATCGCATCAACGACAGATCGAGGGATATGAACACCAAAGTAAGTTTTGGTTCGACAACACCGCCGTGCCTTGTCCCATCCCGACAATGCTGACAGTCTTTCCGCCACAGTCCAGGCCCAGGTTCAAGAGATGCAAATGATTCGCGAGAAGGTTTATCAGatggagcagcagcatgtcCAACTGAAGCAAAAGTAAGCTTGAAGCATGTCTTGGACAAACTACACAAGTCTTCTAACGTGGCGCGCGCCTGTTCAGATACGAGGATGAAATCAACCTCCTTCGTCGTCAGCTGGAAACTCGCGGCGGTGGCCCCCCGGGACCTATGAACCCGCCGCCACAGCATGCTGGCCCTtcccagcagcctcctcctcagatAGGCAAcatggggggaggtggtgtcttCAACGGGATCCTCTCCGGGCAGGGCGGACAGGGCGGTCtagccccccctcctcatcctcctcaggagcaacagcagcctccCCACATGCCCCCCGCGCCACCGGGACTCCAGCAgggacctcctccccctcctcccccgccgtcTCAGCAGCCCCCATTCCAGCAACAGTACCAAGGACCAGCCCCCGGCGGTTTTCCATCTCAGCCCCCCCAGAGCACCGCTAGCCCCGGCCCCGGCAGCAAGAGAGGCCAGCCGAT encodes the following:
- a CDS encoding hypothetical protein (EggNog:ENOG503P3VN; COG:J), translating into MSNVSADLIWEVTRLQNAFLVKRKESGGVQFSRDPLNLTNVHSRKYAGYVNDKAIGVVAGENNTIQVISKKVSAGNKPASGRIVSTIGASKANRKTYKSIAKQTAKYRGDLRQVAVARASAIRASQRPVKPSPEPKLRGNAAKKAAEKSE
- a CDS encoding hypothetical protein (EggNog:ENOG503P72Q; BUSCO:EOG09265I7S; COG:S), which codes for MTYLFYSTLTLLTFILTTLAYFFRATWLPHLSQSRTASYLYSRLPGNSSFEADMEAGLSSSNFDLNTNLAAGDSRSGLDEGAKREILHIMKKRRLKFDEARRVYMEQRFAANGIGADGRPRDPKFVSFS
- the ERG3 gene encoding c-5 sterol desaturase (EggNog:ENOG503NVB3; COG:I); its protein translation is MDVVLEVCDTFLFDYMYQWVLPARPAPSGLTSQTFANGTSMSTWQYKPATEYLYLTPSQAAYGSLWARDNIWRQGVSLFLILWIFGFLVYFVFASLSYLFVFDKKTFEHPKFLKNQIWLEIKQANEAMPIMALCTAPLLVAEVRGYGFLYDTLDEAPWPWWNWFQIPLFLFFTDFGIYWIHRGLHHPWVYKHLHKPHHKWIMPTPFASHAFHPLDGYAQSLPYHIFPFIFPLQKVAYVALFVFINFWTIMIHDGEYIANNPIINGAACHSIHHLAFNYNYGQYFTLWDRIGGSYRAPEQEMFQKEVKMSEEHWKKEVEVMEQIQLEVEGEDDREYEPEMETKKRQ